The sequence GCCTACGGCCTGAAGCAGGAGGGCATGGCGCGGTCCGAGCGCGACGACCGGGTGGCCGACGTGCTGGCGCTGGTCGAGCTCTCGGACCTTGCCCGGCGCAAGCCGCACCAACTGTCCGGCGGCCAGCGCCAGCGGGTCGCCCTGGCGCGCGGTCTCGCCAAGCGCCCGAAAATCCTACTGCTGGACGAACCCCTCGGCGCACTCGACCGCAAGCTGCGCGAGCGCACCCAGTTCGAACTGGTGAATTTGCAGGAGAGCACCGGCATCACCTTCATCCTCGTCACGCACGACCAGGAGGAGGCCATGACCATGTCCGACCGCATCGCCGTCATGCGCGCCGGCCGCATCCACCAGACCGGCGCGCCGCGCGAGGTCTACGAATATCCCGCCTCCCGCTTCGTCGCCGACTTCATCGGCAGCGCCAACCTGCTGGCGGGAGAGATCGCCGCGCGCGACGGCGACCGGGTTCGGGTGCGCCTGGCCGCGGCCGATGCGGTTGTCAGCGTGGAAGCCCCCGACATCCCCGACGCGCCGCCGCCCGGCACCGCCGTCACCGTTCTCATCCGCCCGGAAAAGCTGGAGGCGCGGCGCGAGGCCGACGGCGGCCCGAACCACCTCACGGGCACCGTCGAGAACATCGCCTATCTGGGCGACCTCTCCATCTATCATGTCCGCATCGCAGAGCAGGTGCGGGTGCAGGTCACCATGGCCAACCGCCGCCACCGGGCCGAGCGGCCCTTCACCTGGGGCGACACCGTCCATCTCGCCTGGCATCCCGGCGACGCGGTGATCCTGACCCGATGAGCGGCCCCCTCCGCCTCCGCGGCGCCTGGGGGAGGCGCCTGGTCACGGCGGTGCCGTTCCTCTGGCTGGCGGTGTTTTTTCTGGCGCCGTTCGCCATCGTCTTCGCCATCTCGCTCAGCCGCTCCCGCTTCGGCGTGCCGCCCTATGAGCCGTTGTTGCAAGACGGCGCTTTTGCCGGGCGCCTCGACAACTACGCCTTCCTGCTGGACGACCCGCTCTATCTCACGGCGCTCGTCAACTCGATCCGGATCGCTGCCACGTGCGCCGCCATCGCGCTGGCGATCGGCTACCCGATGGCGCTGGCCATCGCCCGCGCGCCCGGGCGCTGGCGCACGCCCCTGCTGCTGGCCATCGTGCTGCCGTTCTGGACCTCGTTCCTGATCCGCGTCTACGCCTGGATGGGCCTGTTGAAAAACGAGGGCCTGGTCAACGCCGCCCTCCAGGGCCTCGGCCTGACCGACCAGCCCTTGCAACTCCTGCAGACCGGCTTCGCCGTGCATCTGGGCATCGTCTATTCCTACCTGCCCTTCATGGTCCTGCCGCTCTACGCCACGCTGGAGCGCCAGGATCTGAGCCTGCTGGAGGCCGCCGCCGACCTGGGCGCCCGGCCCTGGCGCGCCTTTCTCACCATCACCCTGCCGCTGTCGCTGCCGGGCGTGCTCGCCGGCTGCCTGCTGGTGTTCATCCCGGCCGTCGGCGAGTTCGTCATTCCGGAACTGCTCGGCTCGTCCCGCACCATCATGATCGGCAAGGTGCTCTGGACCGAGTTCTTCAACAACCGCGACTGGCCGCTGGCGAGCGCACTGGCCGTCGCCATGCTGCTGCTGATCGTGGCCCCGCTCGCCTGGCTGGAGCATCTGCGCGTCCGCCGCGCGGAGAGCGCCCGATGAGCCGGCTCTCGCCCTGGCTCGTGGCGGCGCTCTCGGCCGGCTACCTCTTCCTCTATGCGCCGATCCTGATCCTGGTGGTCTACTCGTTCAACGCCTCCAGGCTGGTGACGGTCTGGGGCGGCTGGTCGGCCAAGTGGTATGGCGAACTGCTCCACAACGACAAGCTGCTGGAGGCCGCCGCGCTCAGCGTCCGCATCGCCGCGGTTTCGGCCACCGGCGCCGTCGTGCTCGGCACGCTCGCCGCCATCGCGCTGGTGCGCTTCGGGCGCTTCCGCGGCCGGCTCTTGTTCTCCGCCATGACCACCGCCCCCCTGGTCATGCCGGAGGTGATCACCGGCCTCTCGCTGTTGCTGCTGTTCGTGGCGCTGCAACAGGCGACCGGCTGGCCGGACGGGCGCAGCGCGCTCACCATCGCCATTGCCCACACCACCTTTGCCACCGCCTATGTCTCGGTGGTGGTGCAGGCGCGCCTGGGCCAGATGGACCGGAGCCTGGAGGAAGCCGCCCTCGACCTGGGCGCCAGGCCGTTCACCGTGTTCCGGACCGTGACCCTTCCGCTGATCGCGCCCTCGCTGGTGGCGGGCTGGCTGCTGGCCTTCACCCTCTCGCTCGACGACCTGGTGGTGGCGAGCTTCGTCTCCGGCCCCGGCGCGACCACGCTACCCATGGTGGTGTTCTCCAGCGTCCGCCTGGGCCTCAGCCCCGAAATCAACGCGCTGGCGACGATCCTGCTGGTCGCGGTCGCCAGCGGTGTTATCGTAGCCGGCCTGCTGATGGCCCGCACGCGCAAGGAGAAACGGGATGGCTGAGCGGTACGGACTGATCGTCGAGGATGTGGAATACGCCCGGCCCGGCGGCGTGCCCCTGCTCGCCCGCCTCTATCGCCCGCAGGGGAAGGGGCCGTTCCCCGGCGTGGTCGAGGTGCATGGCGGCGCCTGGACCGGCAATGACCGCTTCACCAACACGCCCATCAACCAGCCGCTGGCCGAGACCGGCGTCGTCGTCATGGCCATCGACTTCCGCATGCCGCCGGTGGCGCAATACCCGGCCTCGCTCGCGGACATCAACCTGGCGGTGCGCTGGCTGAAGGTGAATGCGGCGCGCCTGGGCGTCGATGCGGCCAAGGTCGGCCTGCTGGGCACGTCGAGCGGCGGCCACCAGGCCATGCTCGCCGCCATGCGCCCGCACGACCCGCGCTACACGAGCCACGCCTTGGAGGGGCGCGCCGACGCCTCCGTCGGCTATGTCGCGATGTGCTGGCCGGTGGCGGACCCGCTCGCCCGCTACGAGATGGTGCAGGCCAACGGCAACGAGCGCCTGGTCGCCGCCCACGACGCCTACTGGCCCGACGCCGCCGCCATGGACGAGGGCTCGCCCCAGCGCATCCTGGGGCGCGGCGAGGACGTGGCCAGGCCGCCGGCCCTGCTGATCGTCGGCACCGCGGACGACAATCTGGGCCCGACCATGGCCCCCCGCTTTGCCGAGACCTACCGCGCCGCCGGCGGCGAACTGCAATACGAGGAATTTCCCGGCGCGCCCCATGCCTTCATCGGCAAGGACCCACAGGCGGAGATCGCCCGCCGCGCCATCGCCCTGATCCTGGACTTCGTCCACGCCCAAACGCGCTGAGGGGCGCGGCCACCGCGCCTCCCTCGATACGCCGGCTTCGCCGTCTACTCGGGATGAGGCAAAAGCCGGGAAGATGCCAGCCCCTCCATTTTCCTCCCCACCTCTCCCGCGCAGGCGGGAGCAAGTGATGGGACAAGCCTCTCCGGCCTCCTCCCCAGCTTTTCCGGACGGCGCGAGCGCGCCGATCCGGGACCTCCTTCCCAGCCGGCCTCTCCCTCCTACCGCTGCACCAGCTCGATGCTCACCCCGTCCGGCGCGGCGATGAAGCAGAGCTTCAGCCCGGTCGGGTTGACCTTCAGCGGCACGGAGAATCGCACGCCCTTCGCCTCCAGCTCCCGGCAATAGGCTTCCAGGTCGCCGTTGTAGGTGTAGCCGATATGGTCCGCGCCCCAGCGGTTGTGGCTGGAGAAATCGCCATAGTCGCGAAAGGCATCGGGCGCTTCCGGCGCCTCGCCGGCGCGCTGTCCGCGCACCAGCACGGTCATGCCGCCCAGCGAGACGAAAATCTGCGGCGCGCCGCGCACCATGGTGTCCTTCACGATCTCCGCCCCCAGCTTCTCCACATACCAGTTGGCGGTGGCGTGCGGGTCGGCGGCGATCACGTGCACATGGTCGAAACTGAGGGCAGGGTTGGGCGCCATGGCGGAGTTTCCTCGGGGCTGGTGTTTCGGTTGCCCCCAAGCCTAGCACGCACCCCCGCCGGTTGACGACGCCCGAACCGCCGGGCGTAATGGCGGCCACCACGAGCGCGGGAGGCAGGGCGTGAACGACAATGGCGAATGGTCGGTCTGGAAGACCCTGCTGCTGGGCACGGTCGGGGTCGTTGTGGCCTTCTCCCTCGTCCATTGGCTCGCCCCCGTCCTGGTCGAGTGCCCGCCATTCAATCCGAAGGACCCCGCCAGCAAGGTCTCGGCCACCGCCTGCTCGGAGATCGTGCGCAACAACGGCCTGGCGGTGGCGGGCCTGTTCGCAGGCCTGGTCGGCCTCGTCGCCCTCTATTTCAATGCCCGGCGCACCCACACCGACCGCCTGCGCCTCACCAACGACACCTATGTGAAAGCCATCGAGCAACTGGCCAGCGACTCGATGGAGGTCCGCATCGGCGGCATGTATGCGCTGGAGCAAATTGCAAAGGACGAGCAACGCTACCACTGGCCGGTCATCGAAACCCTCTCCGCCTACATCCGGGAGCGCGCGCCCTGGCCGGAGAGAGGCCCGGAGGAGGCAAAGGGGCTGGATGCGGTGGCCGCGGCTATCGCCGTGGTTGGCGATCAAATGGTGGAGCGCCTGCCACAACCGGACCATGCCACCGCTGGACTGAGCCCCCCGCGACCCACCGCCATTCCTCTCTTTCCCTCTCAGCCTGAGGTGCGAGCGAAGCGAACCTCGAAGGCCCTGGACGCTACCGATACGAGGCAGCTGTCGGACGAAACACCCGCCCCCGTGCCGATCCGGGCCCCGACCGACATCCAAACCGCCCTGACCATCATCGGCCACCGCTCGAAACGCTGGCGCGAGGCCCGGAGGCCTCAATTTGCGGCGGTGGCTGACCGTTCGGCCCAGATTCTCCAGTGTTGGGGAGAAAGCCGCCTTGGCAAAGTCCCGCACATTCGCTCTGCGGTCGCGTGGATGCGAAAGATGCTGAGCGTTCACGCGTCGAAAACGATTGGTGGCGAACCCCGGCAGATTGACTTGCGCTGCTCTGATTTGCGGCGCACCGATCTAAGCGGGTCAAACTTCGCTCGCACACTTTTCTGTAAAGCCAATCTGACTTCGGCGATTATGGACAATGCCACGTTGATCCGAGCTAATTTCGAAGGAGCTATCCTTGACCACACTCGATTTGATAATGCGGATATTCGGCATTCGAATATTTGGGGAACGTCCATGAAAGATGTATTTTCACATTCATTTCGTATAGATTCCGCAATTATAGTGGAATCAACTTTGGAGAACAGCAAATTTTTATCTGCAAATATGAAAAATATTTTCATCAGAAATAGTAATTTAAGAAATATATTGTGTGATTCATGTGATTTGGAAGGCTCTCAAATTTGGGATAGCAACATGAATAATGCCAATATGTCAAAATCCAATTTATGTAAGGCAAAATTGATGGGCATAGATTTCAGTCACTCCTATTTGGGAGAGGTGGATTTTCGCAATGCCGAACTTTTATCTGTAATTTTGGAGTTTTCTCAATTACATCGAGCAAAATTTTCCTCGAACCTAAAGGACACCGGTGTTTATTGGGATGACAGATTTCCGCCCGCGGGCCTCGATACCGTCATCATTGAACCTGATTAACCCACCCGCCGTCATTGCGAGGACGCGGAGCGGACGAAGCAATCCAGCACTGCCGAACCTCGCGGCGAGCCTTCTGGATGGCTTCGTCGCCGACGGCTCCTCGCCATGACGCCTTGGCGGGTGAGGGGACGTACGCACTTGGCGAAAGTTACGGTACTCGGTTGATTCATATAACATAATATGTTATGCACGCTAAATGTGCCACCAGCCGAATGTTCACAAATATTAAGGTTTGCTCACATTCGTTAAGGTCTTTGCCGCCCCCCAATCTTCCAGCCCCACCACCTCCCACCCCGCTTCATCCCGAGTAGCCCCGCCAGGGGCGTATCGAGGGGTGGTGGCGGCTCTCCGCGGCATCCTTCGATACGCCGGCCTTGCCGGCACCTCAGGATGAAAGCGGGAGAGGGATGGCGTCAGGAGGCTGGGCCACGCGGGCAGGGCCGCGAGGCGCTCGCCGGCAACCCGCCTACCCCCAGGCCTGCAACCCCGCCGCGTTCCGCCCGGCGATGCGGCCGAACGCCAGGCACTCGCCGATATTGCCGGTGCCCTGGTAGAGGTAGGAGTAGATCGAGCCCAACTCCCCCGCCGAGTACAGCCGCCCGATCGCCTCGCCCGAGGGCCGCACGATCTCCGCCCGCTCGTTCCGGCGCGGGCCGCCCTGGGTGTTCAGCATGGAGGGGGAGAGTTCCACCGCGTAATACGGCCCCGGCCCGAACGCCTCCAGCATCAGCGTCCGGCCGAACTCCGCATCCGCGCCCGCCGCGACGCCGGCATTCCAGCGCGCGACCGAGTCCTCCAGCGCCGCCGCGTCCAGCCCGCAGAGCCCCGCCAAGTCGGCCAGGGTCTCGGCTTTCATGACCCAGCCCTTCGCCACCTCGGCCGAGTTGTCGGCGCTCCATTCCGGCTGTTCGACGATCTGGGTCCAGCCATGGCTCGGATGCCCGTCGTAGAGCGGCCCGGCCGCAAAATTGGCCTGGTCGACGATCATGTACATCGGGCAGGGCGTCGCCAGCGGCAGCCAGACCCCGTTCTTCGGCACCTTGCCGTGGCGGGTCTTGTACTTCTCGTCGCAGAAGCGCCGCCCGTCCGGCCCGACCACGATCATGCCGCCCGGCACGCTCTTGGAATAATGCAGGTTCTGCATCGACAAAGACGTCGGCACCTCCGGCACTTTCAGCGCCATGCTCGGCCCCGCCACATTGTTCATGTGCCAGAGGTCCGCGCCGACGGAGAGCCCCATGGTCACGCCGTCGCCGGTGTTGTACGGGCTGCCGGACGTGTAGCAATAGGGCAGGCCCGGCAGGTAGTTGCGGATCATCTCCTGGTTGTTCTCGAAGCCGCCGCAGGTCAGGATCACCGCCTTGCGCGCCTTCACCGCCAGCCGCGAGCCGTCCGCCCGCTGCGCGAGCACGCCGCGGATCTCGCCGCCGGCCCCGTCCTGGATCAGCTCCCGGCCCGGCGTCTCGAACTCCACCCGGATCGGCCGCTCGCGCACCAGGCTCTCGAACCGCTTCCAGGTCAGCGAGTAGCCGTATTGCGGCCCGTCGTGGAATTTGTGGGTCGAGAACGCCCCCGGCAGGTCCGGAAACTCGATGCCGACCGGCTGGTGCTGGTGCTCCTGCGGGTCCGCGCCCAGGCTGGCGAGCCAGTCATTGTTGCGGCACATCTCGTCCGCCCAGACCAGCACCATGTCCTCCGGCACCGCATAAAGGCCGCAGAGCGCGCGCAGATACTTCGCCGCCTCGACCGGGTCGGAGGTGTTGAGATAGCCCTGGCCGGCGACCTTGGTGTTGCCGCCGTGCTGGCCCTCCGGCGCCTTCTCCAGGATCAGCACGTCCGCGCCGGCCTCGTGCGCGGCGACCGAGGCGGCAAAGCCCGCCCCGCCGAAGCCGACCACCACCACGTCGGCTTCCAGATCCCAATGGCTCGGCGGATTGAGGCTCACGGCAGCAACTCCGGCACGATCCAGAGGGGAGCCTCGCCGCGCGCGACCCGCTGCACGTTGTCGAAGGCGTTGCGCACCCGCGCGGTCTGGCTCTCGAAGGTCGGCCCGGCCAGATGCGCCGTCAGCACCACATTGTCGAGCGCGAACAGCGGGTTGTCCTTCGGCGGCGGCTCCTGGTCGAACACGTCCAGCCCCGCTCCCCAGATGGTGCCGTCGGAGAGCGCCCGCACCAGTGCCGCCTCGTCCACCACCGGCCCGCGCGCGGTGTTGACCAGCACGGCGGACGGCTTCATCAGCGCCAGTTCCTCGGCGCCGATCAGATGGCGCGTCGAGTCGTTCAGCGGCGTGTGCAGCGAGACCACGTCGGCCTCGCGCAGCAGTTCGCGCAGCAGCCGGAAGCGCACGTTCAGCGCGTCCTCCTCGTCCTCACGCAGGCGGGCGATGTCGTAATAGATCACGCGCATGCCAAAGGCCTGGGCCAGCCGCGCCGTCTTCTTGCCGATGGTCCCCAGGCCGACAATGCCCATGGTGCGGTTGCGCACCTCGTGCACCCTGGGCGTCTGGTTGCCGCGCCAGTTGCCGGCGGACACGCTGCGGTGCTGGTTCACCAACTGGCGCGAGACCGCCAGCGCCAGCAGCATGGCGTGCTCGGACACGGCCACCGAATTGGCGCCGCCATTGTTGCAGACCGGCACGCCGGCGGCCCGCGCCGCCTCCAGGTCGGCCTGGTCGTAGCCGGCGGACAGGAGCTGCACCAGCTTCAGCTTCGGCCCGGTCATGAACAATTCCCGGTCCACCAGCATGTCGACGAAGCCGACCAGGAATTCGGCCCGGGCCATGGCATCGCGGTATTCCGCGCTGCGGGCCGGCACGATTTGCAGGTCGAAGCCGCTGGGCGCCATCTCGCGCGCAGCGTCGGCGGCGTCCGGGAAGTTGGTGACGAAGACGATCCGGGGGTCCATCGGTCGATCCGCTTCTATTGGCGTTGGGCGTTGCTTACTGATAGCGTCCTATCGAACCAGCCCGCAACTCGGAATGCCGGAGGAGCCCGCCATGAACCCGTCCCAGAAGCCCGTTTGCGTCGTCATCGGCGCCACCTCCAAATGGCAGTCCGACGGCCGCCAGACCCATCTGATCCACGGCCAGGGGGTCGACGACAGCCATCTGCCCGTGGGCGTGCGCTGGGGCGTCGGCGGGGCGCTGGCGCAGAAATTCGCGGCCGAAGGCTTCTTCACCGTCGTCACCACCCGCACCGCCTCGAACGCCTCCCGCCTGGAAGAGGCGATCCGCCACCAGGGCAACGAATGCATGACGGTGGAACTGGATCTGTCCTCGGAAGACTCGGTCAAATCCGCCTTCGCCCGCATCCGCGACGAGGCCGGCGATCCGGAAGTGCTGGTCTACAATGCCGGCTACAATGACGGCCGCGAACTGCCGGACGGCATGGACCTGCTGGAATACATCCCGACCGATCTGTTCGACCGCACCCAGCATGTCGCCTGCCGCGGTCCGTTCCTGGTCGCGAAGGAGGTGTTGCCGTCCATGCGCCAGCGCGGCCATGGCTCGTTCCTGATTTCGAACAATTCCAGCTCGCTGCGCGGCCGCAAGCGCGAGACCGGCCAGTCGCTCTACTATCCCCGCGTGATGATGCGCACGCTGGCCGAGGTGCTGACCGAGGAATATTCCGAGCACGGCGTGCACGTCGCCAATGTGGTCATCGACGGCCTGATCGACTCCCCCGGCACGCGCGCCATGAAGCGGGCGCAGGACAATCCGGATATGGTCATCAACCCCATGGCCATCGCCGACGCCTTCTTCTACCTGCACACCCAGGACCGTTCGGTCTGGACGCACGAAATGCAACTGACCCCGCACGTGACCAAGCCCAGCCATTGAGGCCGGGCTGTCCGGAGCGCGAGGGCAGGGGCGGTCGGCTCAGATCGGGTCCCAGCCCAGCACCTCGGCGGAGTTCTGCATGCTGGTGAAGGCCGGGCGCATGGCGGGGATGGCCTGCTCGTGCACCGCCATCGGCGTCCAGCCCTCGGCGCGATGGACCGAGCGCACGATCCGGCTCTGGTTGTAGAGATAGATCTCGTTCAGGCGGCAGCCGAAGATCTGGCCGGTGATGTCGCGGGCCAGGTCGGACATCAGATAGACCGTCAGCGCCGCGATCTTGGCCGGCTGCATCTGCTGCTGGCGGGCGACGCGTTGCCGTTCCTCCGGCGTGCGCGCGACCATGGTGGAGGCCATGCGGCTCCAGGCATGCGGCGCCATGCAGTTGGAGCGCACGCCAAAGCGCTGCATGTCCATGGCGATGCCGCGCGAGAGGCCGGCAATGCCCATCTTCGCCGCCGCATAGTTCGCCATGCCGTGATAGCCGATCAGGCCGGCGGTCGACGTGGTGTGCACATAGGCGCCGCTTTCCTGCGCGCGGAAATGGTCGGCGGCGGCGCGGGAGACGTTGAACGTGCCTTTCAGGTGCACGGCGACGACCAGGTCGAAGTCTTCCTCCGTCATCTTGTGAAAGAAGCCGTCGCGGGCGATGCCGGCGATGTTGGCGACGCCGTCGATGCGCCCGAACGCGTCGACCGCCTGGGCCACCATGGCCCTGGCGTCGGCGAACGAGGAGACGTCGCCGCCATTGGCCGCGGCCCGGCCGCCGTCCTCGCGGATTTGCCGGGCGACGGCCTCGGCGGCGGCGCTGTCGCGGCCCTCGCCGGCGGTGGAGGCGCCCAGGTCGTTGACCAGGACGGCCGCGCCCTCGCGGGCGGCGAGCAGGGCGATGTCCTTGCCGATGCCGTGACCGGCGCCGGTGACGAGGACGGTCTTGCCGTCGAGAATACCGGGCATGGGCGAACCTCCGAGAATATTGCTTTGGGAGATGCTATCGTGCGGGATCGGGGCTGCCAAATGCGATTGAATTCGAGGGGGCGCTTCGTTCACACTGACTTAGGGACGGAGAACACGAAAGGGGAGTTCCGTTGACCGAGCCTGAGGCGATCTGGCAACCGACGCCCGACGTCGTTGCCGAGGCGAACCTGACCCGGTTCATCCGGGCTTGCGGCCAGCCGGACTATCGAAGCCTGCTCGACTGGTCGGTGGCCGAGCCGGAGGCCTTCTATCGCGCCCTGCTGGATCACATCGGCTACCGCTTCTTCAAGCCCTTCTCCCGCGCCTACGACATCGGCCAGGGGCCGGAATGGCCGCGCTGGTGCGTGGATGGCGAGACCAACATCGCCCTCAACTGCCTCGACAAATGGCAGGGCACGGCGACCTGGGAGAAGCCGGCGCTGGAATGGATCGGCGAGGACGGCAGCGAGCTTACCTGGACCTATGCCGACCTGGACGTGGAAGTGAGGCGGCTGGCGGCGGGCCTCCGGCGCCTCGGCATCGGGCCGGGGGACGTGGTGGCGATCTACCTGCCGAACCTGCCGGAGGCCGCCGTCGCCCTGCTGGCCGTGCCCAAGATCGGCGGCATCGTGCTGCCACTGTTTTCCGGCTTCGGCGAGGACGCGGTCGCCGCCCGTCTGATCGATGCGGAGGCCAAGGCCATCATCACCGTCGACGGTTCCTACCGCCGGGGCCGCGTGGTGGCGGCCAAGCCCGTGGTGGACGCCATCCGCCCGCGTGTGCCGAGCCTCGAACACGTCATCGTCTGCCACCGCGTCGCGGTCGAAAGCGCGTGGACCGACGGTGTCGACCACCGCTGGGCCGACGTCACCGCTTCCCAGTCCGGCGACGACGACAGCACCGCCTCCGTCGCCGCGGACTCGCCCTATCTGCTGATCTACACCTCCGGCACCACCGGCAAGCCCAAGGGCGTGGTGCACACCCATTGCAGCTTCCCGCCGAAACTGGTGCTGGACCTCGGCATCTGCATGGACTTCAAGCCCGCGGACCGCATTCTCTGGATGTCGGACATGGGCTGGCTGGTCGGGCCGCTGCTGGTCTATGGCGCGACACTGATGGGCGGCACCATCATCCTGCCGGAAGGCACGCCCGACTATCCGGTGGCGGACCGGCTCTGGCGCATCGCGGCGGAAAAGCGGGTGTCCTATCTGGGCGTGGCGCCGACAATGGCGCGCAGCTTCATGGCCGACCCCGGCTTCGATGCCTCCCGCTACGACCTCTCGGCCCTGCGGATCTTCGTCTCGACCGGCGAGGCGTGGACGCCCGAAGCCTGGCGCTGGCTGTTCGAGACCATTGGCGGCGGCCGTCTGCCCATCGTCAACTTCTCCGGCGGCACCGAGATGTGCGGCATTCTGAGTTCGGTCGTGACCGAGCCGATCAAGGCCTGCTCCTTCACCGCGCCCGTGCCCGGCACCGCCGCCGCCGTGTTCGACGAGGCGGGGCGGGAGGCCGGCCCCGGCGAGGTCGGCGAACTGGTGATGCGGCGCGCGCCCATCGGCCTGACCCAGGGGCTGTGGCGCGACCGGGAGCGCTATCTCGACGGCTATTGGTCGACCTGGCCGGGCGTCTGGCATCACGGCGACTTCGCCCGGCGCGACGCGGACGGCTTCTACTATATTCTGGGCCGCTCCGACGACACGCTGAAAATCGCCGGCAAGCGCACCGGCCCCT comes from Alphaproteobacteria bacterium and encodes:
- a CDS encoding ABC transporter permease subunit: MSGPLRLRGAWGRRLVTAVPFLWLAVFFLAPFAIVFAISLSRSRFGVPPYEPLLQDGAFAGRLDNYAFLLDDPLYLTALVNSIRIAATCAAIALAIGYPMALAIARAPGRWRTPLLLAIVLPFWTSFLIRVYAWMGLLKNEGLVNAALQGLGLTDQPLQLLQTGFAVHLGIVYSYLPFMVLPLYATLERQDLSLLEAAADLGARPWRAFLTITLPLSLPGVLAGCLLVFIPAVGEFVIPELLGSSRTIMIGKVLWTEFFNNRDWPLASALAVAMLLLIVAPLAWLEHLRVRRAESAR
- a CDS encoding ABC transporter ATP-binding protein yields the protein MLELRAASRRFGDTLAVDVVDLAIGRGEFFALLGESGCGKTTLLRMIAGFEIPDEGRVLIDGQDMTAVPPYERPVNMVFQSYALFPHMTVAQNVAYGLKQEGMARSERDDRVADVLALVELSDLARRKPHQLSGGQRQRVALARGLAKRPKILLLDEPLGALDRKLRERTQFELVNLQESTGITFILVTHDQEEAMTMSDRIAVMRAGRIHQTGAPREVYEYPASRFVADFIGSANLLAGEIAARDGDRVRVRLAAADAVVSVEAPDIPDAPPPGTAVTVLIRPEKLEARREADGGPNHLTGTVENIAYLGDLSIYHVRIAEQVRVQVTMANRRHRAERPFTWGDTVHLAWHPGDAVILTR
- a CDS encoding SDR family oxidoreductase is translated as MPGILDGKTVLVTGAGHGIGKDIALLAAREGAAVLVNDLGASTAGEGRDSAAAEAVARQIREDGGRAAANGGDVSSFADARAMVAQAVDAFGRIDGVANIAGIARDGFFHKMTEEDFDLVVAVHLKGTFNVSRAAADHFRAQESGAYVHTTSTAGLIGYHGMANYAAAKMGIAGLSRGIAMDMQRFGVRSNCMAPHAWSRMASTMVARTPEERQRVARQQQMQPAKIAALTVYLMSDLARDITGQIFGCRLNEIYLYNQSRIVRSVHRAEGWTPMAVHEQAIPAMRPAFTSMQNSAEVLGWDPI
- a CDS encoding ABC transporter permease subunit, translating into MSRLSPWLVAALSAGYLFLYAPILILVVYSFNASRLVTVWGGWSAKWYGELLHNDKLLEAAALSVRIAAVSATGAVVLGTLAAIALVRFGRFRGRLLFSAMTTAPLVMPEVITGLSLLLLFVALQQATGWPDGRSALTIAIAHTTFATAYVSVVVQARLGQMDRSLEEAALDLGARPFTVFRTVTLPLIAPSLVAGWLLAFTLSLDDLVVASFVSGPGATTLPMVVFSSVRLGLSPEINALATILLVAVASGVIVAGLLMARTRKEKRDG
- a CDS encoding pentapeptide repeat-containing protein, which encodes MNDNGEWSVWKTLLLGTVGVVVAFSLVHWLAPVLVECPPFNPKDPASKVSATACSEIVRNNGLAVAGLFAGLVGLVALYFNARRTHTDRLRLTNDTYVKAIEQLASDSMEVRIGGMYALEQIAKDEQRYHWPVIETLSAYIRERAPWPERGPEEAKGLDAVAAAIAVVGDQMVERLPQPDHATAGLSPPRPTAIPLFPSQPEVRAKRTSKALDATDTRQLSDETPAPVPIRAPTDIQTALTIIGHRSKRWREARRPQFAAVADRSAQILQCWGESRLGKVPHIRSAVAWMRKMLSVHASKTIGGEPRQIDLRCSDLRRTDLSGSNFARTLFCKANLTSAIMDNATLIRANFEGAILDHTRFDNADIRHSNIWGTSMKDVFSHSFRIDSAIIVESTLENSKFLSANMKNIFIRNSNLRNILCDSCDLEGSQIWDSNMNNANMSKSNLCKAKLMGIDFSHSYLGEVDFRNAELLSVILEFSQLHRAKFSSNLKDTGVYWDDRFPPAGLDTVIIEPD
- a CDS encoding alpha/beta hydrolase, whose protein sequence is MAERYGLIVEDVEYARPGGVPLLARLYRPQGKGPFPGVVEVHGGAWTGNDRFTNTPINQPLAETGVVVMAIDFRMPPVAQYPASLADINLAVRWLKVNAARLGVDAAKVGLLGTSSGGHQAMLAAMRPHDPRYTSHALEGRADASVGYVAMCWPVADPLARYEMVQANGNERLVAAHDAYWPDAAAMDEGSPQRILGRGEDVARPPALLIVGTADDNLGPTMAPRFAETYRAAGGELQYEEFPGAPHAFIGKDPQAEIARRAIALILDFVHAQTR
- a CDS encoding VOC family protein is translated as MAPNPALSFDHVHVIAADPHATANWYVEKLGAEIVKDTMVRGAPQIFVSLGGMTVLVRGQRAGEAPEAPDAFRDYGDFSSHNRWGADHIGYTYNGDLEAYCRELEAKGVRFSVPLKVNPTGLKLCFIAAPDGVSIELVQR
- a CDS encoding FAD-binding protein; amino-acid sequence: MSLNPPSHWDLEADVVVVGFGGAGFAASVAAHEAGADVLILEKAPEGQHGGNTKVAGQGYLNTSDPVEAAKYLRALCGLYAVPEDMVLVWADEMCRNNDWLASLGADPQEHQHQPVGIEFPDLPGAFSTHKFHDGPQYGYSLTWKRFESLVRERPIRVEFETPGRELIQDGAGGEIRGVLAQRADGSRLAVKARKAVILTCGGFENNQEMIRNYLPGLPYCYTSGSPYNTGDGVTMGLSVGADLWHMNNVAGPSMALKVPEVPTSLSMQNLHYSKSVPGGMIVVGPDGRRFCDEKYKTRHGKVPKNGVWLPLATPCPMYMIVDQANFAAGPLYDGHPSHGWTQIVEQPEWSADNSAEVAKGWVMKAETLADLAGLCGLDAAALEDSVARWNAGVAAGADAEFGRTLMLEAFGPGPYYAVELSPSMLNTQGGPRRNERAEIVRPSGEAIGRLYSAGELGSIYSYLYQGTGNIGECLAFGRIAGRNAAGLQAWG
- a CDS encoding lactate dehydrogenase, translating into MDPRIVFVTNFPDAADAAREMAPSGFDLQIVPARSAEYRDAMARAEFLVGFVDMLVDRELFMTGPKLKLVQLLSAGYDQADLEAARAAGVPVCNNGGANSVAVSEHAMLLALAVSRQLVNQHRSVSAGNWRGNQTPRVHEVRNRTMGIVGLGTIGKKTARLAQAFGMRVIYYDIARLREDEEDALNVRFRLLRELLREADVVSLHTPLNDSTRHLIGAEELALMKPSAVLVNTARGPVVDEAALVRALSDGTIWGAGLDVFDQEPPPKDNPLFALDNVVLTAHLAGPTFESQTARVRNAFDNVQRVARGEAPLWIVPELLP
- a CDS encoding SDR family oxidoreductase — its product is MNPSQKPVCVVIGATSKWQSDGRQTHLIHGQGVDDSHLPVGVRWGVGGALAQKFAAEGFFTVVTTRTASNASRLEEAIRHQGNECMTVELDLSSEDSVKSAFARIRDEAGDPEVLVYNAGYNDGRELPDGMDLLEYIPTDLFDRTQHVACRGPFLVAKEVLPSMRQRGHGSFLISNNSSSLRGRKRETGQSLYYPRVMMRTLAEVLTEEYSEHGVHVANVVIDGLIDSPGTRAMKRAQDNPDMVINPMAIADAFFYLHTQDRSVWTHEMQLTPHVTKPSH